The Magnolia sinica isolate HGM2019 chromosome 10, MsV1, whole genome shotgun sequence genome includes a window with the following:
- the LOC131217561 gene encoding wall-associated receptor kinase-like 1, whose product MTGKESQIHRIAEFSDMLKTLNRMNIVIYVSPQQSYKSCQISPFNSPFCFLLGTLLCTGSIALCFFGCFWVQRKKNLANVRAKYFRKNGGILLQQQFFFLHGSTRSPKIYSAQELKKATNNYQISNILGSGGNGSVYKGILNDGSIVAIKKSLVVDKSHIDQFINEVVILTEINHRNVVKLLGCCLETQVPMLVYEFISNGTLYQKIHENDDPSECVSWQSRFRIAVETACALSYLHSSTSTPIFHRDIKSSNILLDKNYTPKVADFGISRLVPLDKTKVSTMVIGTFGYLDPEYFNTGKLTEKSDVYSFGVVLLELLTGRKPICSDSSMEYNNLPMVFLSYIRNDNFIEILDDKVVREGKMEELQAVADIARRCVRVKGEERPMMKEVVQELIALSSEHMQTGHECEVQEW is encoded by the coding sequence CAAAGTTACAAGAGCTGTCAGATATCCCCATTTAACAgtcctttttgttttcttttagggACCCTCTTATGCACTGGATCTATAGCACTTTGTTTTTTTGGTTGTTTCTGGGTTCAAAGGAAGAAAAATCTGGCAAATGTTCGAGCAAAATACTTCAGAAAGAATGGAGGCATCTTGTTACAACAACAATTCTTTTTTCTCCATGGATCAACCAGATCCCCAAAAATATATTCGGCTCAAGAGCTCAAAAAGGCCACAAACAACTACCAAATCAGCAATATATTAGGTAGTGGTGGGAATGGCTCTGTCTACAAAGGAATCCTCAACGATGGCTCAATAGTAGCCATTAAGAAGTCTCTAGTTGTAGATAAAAGCCACATCGATCAGTTTATTAATGAGGTTGTCATTCTAACTGAAATCAATCATAGGAATGTAGTGAAGCTCTTGGGCTGTTGTTTGGAGACACAAGTTCCCATGTTGGTTTACGAGTTCATCTCAAACGGAACTCTATACCAGAAAATCCACGAAAATGACGATCCTTCCGAGTGTGTTTCTTGGCAATCACGCTTTCGAATCGCAGTCGAAACTGCATGTGCTCTGTCTTACCTTCATTCTTCTACTTCCACACCCATATTCCATAGAGACATTAAGTCCTCCAACATACTTTTGGACAAGAACTATACTCCAAAGGTAGCCGATTTTGGAATTTCAAGATTAGTTCCACTTGACAAGACAAAGGTCTCAACTATGGTGATTGGAACGTTCGGATATTTGGACCCTGAATACTTCAATACAGGAAAATTAACAGAAAAAAGCGACGTTTACAGCTTTGGGGTGGTTTTACTTGAGCTTTTAACCGGGCGGAAGCCTATTTGCTCTGATTCGTCAATGGAGTATAATAATTTGCCAATGGTCTTTTTATCTTATATTAGGAATGACAACTTCATAGAGATTTTGGATGACAAAGTAGTAAGAGAGGGGAAAATGGAGGAATTACAAGCTGTAGCGGACATCGCAAGACGATGTGTAAGAGTGAAAGGTGAAGAGAGGCCCATGATGAAGGAGGTGGTGCAAGAGCTTATTGCTTTGTCTAGTGAGCATATGCAAACAGGACATGAGTGTGAGGTGCAAGAATGGTGA